Proteins from one Chitinophaga oryzae genomic window:
- a CDS encoding amidohydrolase family protein, protein MKRSIYLLALAFGASSAYAQETILPARPQDKPVYLTNAVIHVGNGQVIENGTIAFAKGKITAVGAGVSASGDATVLDMKGQHVYPGIIAPDTKLGLVEFESVRATIDAREVGEINPSIRSLISYNTDSKVINTLRSNGILLAQVTPEGGIVSGTSSVVQLDAWNWEDAAYKTDNALHFFIPRLVNTGGRGFRGPQPRDPVKEGLEKVEAVRVFFREAKAYLQENKHAATNIKFEAMRRLFNREQKLFIHCELVKEMLIAIDFAKEFNMDVVIVGGADSWQITDLLKQNNIAVVLTQPHSLPLMADDDIDQPYKTAAQLQKAGVLFCLSNEGFWQQRNLGFEAGTASAFGLSREEALSAVTLNAAKILGIDKITGSLETGKDANIAVSTGDMLDMKSSVITRAFIQGREINLDNKQHQLYEKYQQKYQIK, encoded by the coding sequence ATGAAAAGAAGCATATATCTACTGGCCCTGGCTTTCGGCGCAAGTTCCGCTTATGCCCAGGAAACCATTTTGCCGGCCCGCCCGCAGGACAAGCCGGTATATCTCACTAACGCCGTTATCCATGTGGGCAACGGCCAGGTGATCGAAAACGGGACCATCGCTTTCGCCAAAGGTAAAATCACCGCTGTTGGCGCAGGCGTGTCCGCCTCCGGCGATGCTACCGTGCTGGACATGAAAGGACAACATGTGTATCCCGGCATCATCGCGCCGGACACTAAACTGGGCCTCGTGGAGTTTGAAAGCGTAAGAGCCACCATCGACGCCCGCGAGGTAGGAGAAATCAACCCCTCCATCCGCTCTCTCATCTCTTATAATACCGATTCCAAGGTGATCAACACGCTGCGGTCCAACGGTATACTGCTGGCACAGGTAACGCCCGAAGGGGGCATCGTCAGCGGTACCTCCTCCGTCGTGCAACTGGACGCCTGGAACTGGGAAGATGCCGCTTATAAGACGGACAACGCGCTGCATTTCTTTATTCCCCGCCTGGTAAATACCGGCGGCCGTGGTTTCAGAGGCCCGCAGCCCAGAGACCCCGTGAAAGAAGGGCTGGAGAAAGTAGAAGCGGTGCGGGTATTTTTCCGCGAAGCCAAAGCTTACCTGCAGGAAAACAAACATGCCGCCACCAATATCAAATTCGAGGCGATGCGCCGGCTGTTCAACCGCGAGCAGAAGCTGTTCATCCACTGTGAACTGGTAAAGGAAATGCTGATAGCCATCGATTTTGCCAAAGAGTTCAACATGGACGTGGTGATCGTGGGGGGAGCCGACTCCTGGCAGATCACAGACCTGCTGAAGCAAAACAACATCGCCGTGGTGCTCACGCAGCCGCATAGCCTGCCGCTGATGGCCGACGACGATATCGATCAGCCATACAAAACAGCCGCGCAGTTACAGAAAGCCGGTGTGCTGTTCTGCCTGAGCAACGAAGGTTTCTGGCAACAGCGCAATCTCGGCTTTGAAGCCGGTACCGCCAGCGCTTTTGGCCTGAGCCGTGAAGAGGCGCTGTCTGCCGTAACGCTGAATGCCGCTAAGATACTGGGCATCGATAAAATCACCGGCTCACTGGAAACCGGTAAAGACGCCAATATCGCTGTCAGCACCGGCGATATGCTGGATATGAAGTCCAGTGTGATCACCCGCGCTTTTATCCAGGGCCGGGAAATCAACCTGGACAACAAACAGCATCAGCTGTATGAAAAATATCAACAGAAATACCAGATAAAGTAA